The Microlunatus antarcticus genomic sequence GTAGCCGCCCTTGAAGATGACGGCCTCGGTGGAGCTATTCGCGGCCAGGCCGAAGGGGTTCTCGGCGCTGGTCGGGCCGGCCGCCGAGCTGGTGGCGGGGTCCGGGCCGGTGCCCGAGGCGGCGCAGCCGGCGAGCCCGGTGGCGGCGAGGGCGGCGGCGGCGAGGCCGCCGCGCAGGAAGTCCCGCCTGTGCAGGGACGAGAGCGAGGTGGTCATCTGAGTTCCTCCGGGTGCGTGGTGGTGGGTCGGGTCGTGCTGGCCTGGACGGTCGTACGGATCAGGTGCCGCGGTGGATGCGGCCGGCGTAGAGCTGCTCGAGCGCCGAGTTGTGCTCGTCGCCGCCGGGGATGTTCGCGGAGAGGTACAGCGGGGGCCGGCGTCCGTCGGCGGAGATGCGCTCCGAGACGCCGATGGTGAGCAGCTGGGCGATGTACGCCGCGGTGATCGAGGAGACCGCGCCGACCGGGACGCCGCCGGAGAGCTCCAGCGTCGCGTCGCCGTACGGGGCGAGGTTGTCGATGACGACGTCGCCGACGTCGGACAGCCGCTTGCCGCTCGGGTGCTTGAGCGGGACGGCCATGGTGTGCTCCAGCGAGGTCACGACGACCAGCGGGATGCCGTGCTCCTTCGCCAGCAGCGCCAGGCCCACGATCGAGCCGTTCACGCCGGAGTTGGACGCGATCATCAGCAGGTCGCCGGGCTGGATGCCGGACAGCTCCCACAGCTCCGTCACGTTGTCCGGGTTGCGCTCGAGGCTCGACCCGCCGAGCTGGTCGGCCCCGAGGGTCCCGCGCAGGACGAGGTCGCGCAGGGCGATCTTGTTCGTGGGGATGAGGCCACCCGCGCGCCCGGCGATCTCCATGGCGAACGCCTCGGAGTGGCCGGTGCCGAAGGCGTGGATCACGCCGCCGGACTCGATCGTGGTGGTCATCAGCTCCACGGCGGCGTCGAGGCCACCGTTCGCGGCGAGCGCGGTGATCTGGTCGAGCCGGGTGCTCACCTGGGTCGAGAAGTCGTGCACGGCCTGGGAGAAGTCCATCGCGTTCCTTGCGTCGGTGTTCGGGTCGGTCTTCGGGCCGGCAGCGCCGGTGGTCGGGCGGAGGTCGGTCACGTGTGCCGCCGGGGTCGGCGGTGGGAGGCCACGGCCAGGGCGGAGGCCGCGAGCTTGTCGCTCGAGCGGTCGAAGTCCTCCTGGGCGACCAGGAGGTAGAGCAGGTCCAGCACGAGCAGCTGGCCGTGCTTGGCCGAGAGGTCGTCGGGCTGCAGCGCCCGCTCGTAGACCGAGGTGACGATGCTCCGGTCGGCGAGCTCGTCGAGCGGCGACCCGGGGTTGTTCGTGATGGCGACGGTGAAGGCGCCCGCGCGGCCCGCCTCCGCCAGCATCTCGATCGTCTCCTCGGTGCGGCCCGTCGTCGAGATGCCGATGGCGACCGTGCCGGCGTCCTGGATGGCGGCGCTCACCAGCCCGAGGTGCGCGTCGGCCCAGGCGAAGGCCGTGACCCCGACCCGGTAGAGCCGGCCCTGGAGCTCCTCGGCCAGCATCGCGCTGCCGCCCACCCCGTACACGTCGACCTGCCGGCTGCGCGCGATCCGGCCCGACACCTCGCTCATCACGCCGAGGTCGATCGCGGACGTCGCCTCGCGCAGCGACCGCGTGTGGCTGCCGATGAGGCGCGCGAGCAGCTCCTCGGGGGTGTCGTCAGGACCGAACTCGCGGCCGATCTCGTTGGCCCACGACTCCCGGGCCGTGCTGCGGCCGACGTCGGTGGCGATCCCCACCCGCAGCTCGACGTAGCCGGCGTAGCCGACCATCCGGCAGAATCGCGTGACGCTCGCGGCGGACGTCCCGGCCTGCTCGGCCAGCTCGCCGATCGACAGGGTCAGCGGCGCCTGGGGGTGCAGGATCAGGTAGTCGGCGACGCGGGCGAGCGCGGCGGGCATGTCGGGCTGCAGCGCCACGATGCGGTCGACGACCGCCCGTGACTGCTCGCGCGTCTGCGCGGCCCGCTCCGACGTGAGAATGAGTATCGCCAACTTCCCCGAAGACTGAAATTCGCTCTCACGTTAACGCGCGGTTCAGCCACGGGCAACCACCTGGCCATGTCGCCACGCGACCGCAACACAACCGCAACGCGGTCAGGCGGGCCGTTCGTCGGGTGCGGGGTGGAGGCGGGGGACGTCGCTCAGCAGCCGCCGGGTGTACTCGTGCCACGGCGCGAAGATGACGTCCTCCGCGGGCCCCTGCTCGACCATGACCCCGTGCTCCATGACCAGCACCCGGTCGGCGACGTAGCAGGCCTGGCCGATGTCGTGGGTGATGAAGAGGACGGTCATCCCGAGCTGGTCGCGCAGGTCGGTGAGCACGTTGAGCACGTTGACCCGGAGCGACGCGTCGAGCATGGAGGTGGCCTCGTCGGCGACCAGCAGCTTGGGCCGCATCATCAGGGCCCGCGCGATCATCACGCGCTGCCGCTGACCGCCGGACAGCTCGTGCGGGAAGCGGTCGAGCACGTCGGCGGGGTCGAGCCCGACGTGGCCGAGCGACTCCTCCAGCCGCTCCTGGCCGACCGCCCGGTCGAGCAGCCGGCTCGAACGGGCCAGCAGCCGACGCACGGTGAAGAACTGGTTGAAGGCCGAGAACGGGTCCTGGAAGACCGCCTGCACGTCCTTCCAGTACGCGGTCCGGGCGCGGCCGCGCATCCGCGTCACGTCGGCGCCGCGGAAGGTCATGGACCCCGACGTCACCGGCGTCAGCCCCAGGACCATCCGGGCCAGCGTCGACTTGCCCGAGCCGCTCTCCCCCACGACCGTGACGACCTCGTTCTCGGCCAGGGAGAAGGAGACGTCCTTGACCGCCTCGACCGCGTCCCGGCCGTGGCCGAACGTCTTCGACACGCCCTGCGCGACGAAGACGTCGTCCCCGCTCACGCAGTCACCGCCGCGAGGGGCACGGGCTCCCCGGGGTGCTTGGCCGCCCAGAAGCACGCGGAGTAGCGCAGGTCGCCCCCGACGTGCGGCGGCTCGGTCGTCGCGCACTCGTCGTACGCGACCCCGCAGCGCGGGTGGAACCGGCAGCCCGACGGGGGGTTCGCCAGGCTGGGCGGCGAGCCGGGGATGCCGTTCACGCGCATCGAGCGGAAGCGCGGCTCGGGCACCAGCACGGCGCCGAGCAGGGCCGCGGAGTAGGGGTGGCGGGGTGCGTCGGTGATCGAGGCCGCGTCGCCCACCTCGACGATCTTGCCCGCGTACATGATCGCGATCCGGTCGCTCACCGTGCGCAGCACCGGGAGGTCGTGGGTGACGAAGACGACGCCGCCCATGATCTTCTGCTCCAGCATGTGCAGCAGCATCTCGATCAGGGCCTTCTGCGACGACACGTCGAGGGCGGAGGTCGGTTCGTCGGCGATCAGCAGCCGCGGGTTCAGCAGGGTCGAGATGACCGTGACCGTGCGCTGCTTCATGCCGCCCGAGAGCTGGTGGGGGTAGGAGTCGAGGACCCGGACGGGCAGGTCCAGCGACCGCAGCCGGTCCCGGGCCCGGTCCAGCGCCTCGTCGGGCTTGACGCTGCGGTCGTGCGCGCGGACGACGTCGACGACGAGGTCGCGCACCCGCATGGTCGGGCTGATCGAGCTCATCGCGCCCTGCGGCAGCAGGGAGACGACCGAGCCCCGCCAGGTGCGCGGGATCTTGCTGCGGGCGCCCAGCTCCTGGCGCTGCCCGTCGATCTCGAGGGTGCCGCTCTCGACGTGCAGCGGGGGGCGGGTGGTGAGCGACAGGATCGCGCCGAGGGTCGACTTGCCGCAGCCGGACTCCCCCGCGACACCGAGCACCTCGCCCTCGTCGAGGTGGACGCTGACGCCGTCGACGGCGAAGACCTGACGGCCGTCGGGCGTGCGGTACGCCGCGCGCAGGTTCTCGGCGTCGAGCAGCCTGGTCAACGGCCACCTCCGGTGACCGCGTGGACGGGCGTCTCGACCATCGCCGTCGCCCCGACCGGCACGGGTGCCTCGGTCGGCGCGACCGCCAGGCCGCCCTTGCGGCGGGCCAGGCGACCCCGCCGCAGCCGGGGGTTGAAGACCTCGTCGAGGCTCGACTGCAGCAGCAGCAGCGAGAAGGCGATCAGCGTGAGCATCGCCGTCGGCGGCAGGAACGCCCACCAGGCGCCGGTCCGCACCGAGCCCCACTGCAGCGCCCAGTAGAGCATCATGCCCAGGCTCGTCGTGCCGGACGGACCGAGCCCGAGCAGGCTCAGCGCCGCCTCGGCCAGGATCGCGCCGGACACCTGCAGGACGAAGGCCATGACGACGTAGCTGAGGAGGTAGGGCAGCACGTCGCGGGCGAGGATCGAGACCCACGACGCCCCCGACAGCCGGGCCACGTCGATGTGCTCGCGCGCGCGGATGCTGCTCGACTGCGCCCGGATCGAGCGCGCCATCCAGGGCCACGAGGTGATCCCGATGATCAGCGCCAGGGCCAGCGAGCTGCGGTTGTTGAGCGCGATGCCGAGCAGGATGATCAGCACGATGGAGGGGATGGCGAGGGCGACGTTCGTGACACCGGCGATGACGTCGTCGACCACGCCGCCCTGGTAGCCCGCGACGAGGCCGAGGACGAGGCCGATGGCGCTGGCGATGAGCCCGGCGACGAGGCCCACGACCAGCGACGTCCGGGTGCCGTAGACCAGGTTGGCCAGCACGCTCTGGCCTTCGTTGTCGGTGCCGAGGAGCGTCGCCAGCCCACCGCCCGGCGGGTCGTACAGGCCCCCGATCACGGCGTCGGGGTCGGTCGAGACGAGGAGCGGGCCGATCAGCCCGACCACGAGCGTGAAGGCCACGAGCCCGGCGGCGACCCAGAAGCGGGGGGTCAGGTTGACCGTCTTCATCGTTCTCCAGCCTGTGCGGCGCGGATCCGGGGGTCGATCAGGCCGTTGACGATGTCGACGGCGAAGTTCGCCAGGAGCACGGCGATCGTGATGATCAGCGTCACGGCGGAGATCACGGGGTAGTCGACCTGGCCGATCGCGTTGAACAGCAGCGTCCCGACACCCGGGTAGGAGAACACGAGCTCCGTGACGAGGGCACCGCCGACCAGGCCGCTGATCGACAGCGCCAGGCCGGTGACCTGGGGCAGCATCGCGTTGCGGAAGACGTACCGGGTGATCCGGTTGTCGCTCAGCCCGAGGCCCCGGCCGTAGTTGACGTAGTCGGCGCCGAGCTCGTAGATGGCCATCGAGCGCATGCCGACCGCCTGGCCGCCGATGAACACGACGACCAGGGACCAGAACGGCAGCCAGAAGTAGGTGATGGCGTCGCCGAAGAACGTGAGGGTGAGCTCGGGGCTGAGCCCGAACGAGTACGCCCCGCCGATCGGCAGGATGCCCATCTGCACGCCCACGATGAAGAGCAGCAGGATGGCCAGGCAGTAGTACGGGATCGAGGTCGCGAACAGCGAGGTGACGAACGCCCCGCGGTCGAACCAGCCGCCGCGGAACGCGGCGACCGCACCGAGAACGTTCCCCACGACCCAGCCGATGAGGATCGCGGGCACCTGGAGGACGACGCTCCACGGCAGCGCCTGGCCGACGAGGGTGTTGACCGAGGCCGGGTACTGGGCGAAGGACGTGCCGAGGTCCCCGTGCACGAGGTGGCTCAGGTAGATGAAGAACTGCTCCCACACCGGCTTGTCGAGGCCGAACTCGCGGTTGTAGTTCTCGTAGATCATCCGGAGCTGGTCGCCGCCGACCCCGCCGCCGCGGGACAGGTTGCTGACGATCGAGTCGACCGGGTTGCCGGGGATCAGCCGCGGCAGGAAGAAGTTGAGCAGCAGGGCCACGACGAGCGTGCCGAGGAACCAGAGCACCCGTCGGCCGAGGTAGCGCGTGAGGCCCATGTCAGCTGCTCGCGACCTCGACCGCGGCGGGACGGTCCCGCCCCACGCGCGTGTCCTCCTCGTGCCAGACCGTGCGGTGCTCGGCCCAGGTGCGCCAGTGCGCGGCCAGCTCGGGGGTCTCGAAGATGGCCGTCAGCTCCTTCACCTCGCGGTAGTAGATCCGGTTGATGTCGGCGGCGGTCACGCCGTGCGCCGGCGGCGCGCCGAGCGTGATCGTGTCACCCGCCTGCAGCACGCCCTCCTCGAGGATCCGCAGCAGCACCCCCGGACGGCGCGACGCCGCCGCGCGACGCGGGAAGCCGGGGTCGCCCATCTTCAGCCCGAGCTTCCAGCACGGCGTGCGCGGCTCGGTCACCTGCAGGAGGGCCGTCCCGACCCGCCAGGTCTGGCCGATGACGGCGTTGGTGAGGTCGAGGCCGGCGGTGGTGAGGTTCTCCCCGAACAGGCCGTTCGGCAGCGCGTGGCCGAGCTCGGCCTCCCACCAGTCCAGGTCCTCCCGGGCGTACGCGTAGACGGCCTTGTCGGCGCCGCCGTGGCTCTTGCGGTCGGACTGGTCGTCGCCCGCGAGGTTGTGCCCGCGCACCGGCACCGGTCCGGCGACGGGGTCCTTGAAGATGCTCGTCACGACCTCGCGGCCGAGCCAGGTGTACGGCTTCGGCCCGCCCACCTGCACGGTGAGGACCGCACCCGGGGCGGGCCGGGCCGGCTCTGCGGTCGGGTCGAGGGACATCTCCGGGGACATGCAGCCACCTTCGTGGGCCTTCGCGGGGCGCCCCCGGCGATCACGTCCTGCTGGCGGGTGCGTCCCCCGCCGCTGCTGTGACGGACACCGTGGCACAGCCGACCGCGTGGACGCCAGACCCGATGTGACCAATCTGCTAACGATTAGACCAATCTCTTGTGACGTGTGTCACGGGTCACCATCCTGGTTCTGGGGCATATGGTCTCCGACTAACGACGTGGGCTCGCCAGGAGCCATCTCGGGAGGGACTTCCCATGAGCCGTGGACAAACCGACTCCGACCGCGACCCCGTCGAGGCCTTCCGGCCGACACGCCGCCGCTTCCTTGGTACGACTGGTCTGGCCCTGGGGGCTGCCGCCCTCGGCCTGGGCGCCACCGGGTGCGGGACGGCGCAGACCCCGAGCAGCAGCAACAACGGGGCCGCCACGGGCCGGGCCGGCGCGGCGGGCGAGACCCTCTTCGTCTTCGTCCAGTCGGGGGTCCCGACCAGCTTCAACCCGCTCGGCGCGACCCCGGCCTTCCCGACCAACGTCGGGCACATGCAGCTGCTCTACGAGTCGCTGCTGCGCTTCGACCTGCTCGACGGCTCCCTGAAGCCGGGTCTGGCCAAGGAGCTGCAGACGCCCGACCCCTCGACCTTGGTGCTGCCGCTGCAGGACGGCACGAGGTGGAGCGACGGCACCGAGCTGACCGCCGCGGACGTCGTCTTCACCTTCGAGCTGGCCAAGAAGATGACGGTCCACTACTCGAGCGTGTGGACCTACCTCGAGTCGGTCGAGGCCACGGACGCGCGGACGGTGCGCTTCACCCTGAAGCAGAAGCCCTTCAACCCGGGCTCGGTCAAGGACGCCATCGCCAACGCCTTCATCGTCCCGCAGCACGTCTTCGCCCCGCTGGGCGACAAGGCGGCGAGCGACGCCAACCTGAAGCCGGTGGGCAGCGGCCCCTTCACCCTGGACAAGTACGACCAGACCCAGATCAACCTCAAGCGGTTCGACGGCTACTGGGGCAAGGCCGTCTTCGGCACGCCGGCCATGACGACGATCAACCACCCGATCTTCAAGAGCAACAACGACTCCGACCTCAAGCTCGAGGCCGGCGAGCTCGACGCCGCGCAGACCTTCACCGCGCAGATCTGGACCATGTGGGAGAAGGGCAAGCCGGTCGGCACCTGGCTCAAGGACAAGCCGTACTACCTGGCGGGCAACCTGCCGCTGCTCGAGGTCAACAGCTCGGTGAAGGGCCTCGACAACCCGAAGGTGCGGCTGGCGATCGCCCACGCGATCGACTACCCCACCATCGCCAGCACCGCGATGTCGGACTACTCCGACCCCGCGAAGGCGAGCCTCATGCTGCCGAGCGGCGCGGAGGGCAAGTTCTTCGACCAGGCCGGCGTCGACGCGGCGGGCTGGTCGTACGACCCG encodes the following:
- a CDS encoding twin-arginine translocation signal domain-containing protein, with the translated sequence MTTSLSSLHRRDFLRGGLAAAALAATGLAGCAASGTGPDPATSSAAGPTSAENPFGLAANSSTEAVIFKGGYGIEYAEFAGKAMQTKQAGSTIKVDAATNIAQTLQPRFVAGNPPDVIDNSGAGLIAINTIRDQ
- a CDS encoding SIS domain-containing protein: MTDLRPTTGAAGPKTDPNTDARNAMDFSQAVHDFSTQVSTRLDQITALAANGGLDAAVELMTTTIESGGVIHAFGTGHSEAFAMEIAGRAGGLIPTNKIALRDLVLRGTLGADQLGGSSLERNPDNVTELWELSGIQPGDLLMIASNSGVNGSIVGLALLAKEHGIPLVVVTSLEHTMAVPLKHPSGKRLSDVGDVVIDNLAPYGDATLELSGGVPVGAVSSITAAYIAQLLTIGVSERISADGRRPPLYLSANIPGGDEHNSALEQLYAGRIHRGT
- a CDS encoding MurR/RpiR family transcriptional regulator, coding for MAILILTSERAAQTREQSRAVVDRIVALQPDMPAALARVADYLILHPQAPLTLSIGELAEQAGTSAASVTRFCRMVGYAGYVELRVGIATDVGRSTARESWANEIGREFGPDDTPEELLARLIGSHTRSLREATSAIDLGVMSEVSGRIARSRQVDVYGVGGSAMLAEELQGRLYRVGVTAFAWADAHLGLVSAAIQDAGTVAIGISTTGRTEETIEMLAEAGRAGAFTVAITNNPGSPLDELADRSIVTSVYERALQPDDLSAKHGQLLVLDLLYLLVAQEDFDRSSDKLAASALAVASHRRPRRHT
- a CDS encoding ABC transporter ATP-binding protein, translating into MSGDDVFVAQGVSKTFGHGRDAVEAVKDVSFSLAENEVVTVVGESGSGKSTLARMVLGLTPVTSGSMTFRGADVTRMRGRARTAYWKDVQAVFQDPFSAFNQFFTVRRLLARSSRLLDRAVGQERLEESLGHVGLDPADVLDRFPHELSGGQRQRVMIARALMMRPKLLVADEATSMLDASLRVNVLNVLTDLRDQLGMTVLFITHDIGQACYVADRVLVMEHGVMVEQGPAEDVIFAPWHEYTRRLLSDVPRLHPAPDERPA
- a CDS encoding ABC transporter ATP-binding protein, translated to MTRLLDAENLRAAYRTPDGRQVFAVDGVSVHLDEGEVLGVAGESGCGKSTLGAILSLTTRPPLHVESGTLEIDGQRQELGARSKIPRTWRGSVVSLLPQGAMSSISPTMRVRDLVVDVVRAHDRSVKPDEALDRARDRLRSLDLPVRVLDSYPHQLSGGMKQRTVTVISTLLNPRLLIADEPTSALDVSSQKALIEMLLHMLEQKIMGGVVFVTHDLPVLRTVSDRIAIMYAGKIVEVGDAASITDAPRHPYSAALLGAVLVPEPRFRSMRVNGIPGSPPSLANPPSGCRFHPRCGVAYDECATTEPPHVGGDLRYSACFWAAKHPGEPVPLAAVTA
- a CDS encoding ABC transporter permease; the encoded protein is MKTVNLTPRFWVAAGLVAFTLVVGLIGPLLVSTDPDAVIGGLYDPPGGGLATLLGTDNEGQSVLANLVYGTRTSLVVGLVAGLIASAIGLVLGLVAGYQGGVVDDVIAGVTNVALAIPSIVLIILLGIALNNRSSLALALIIGITSWPWMARSIRAQSSSIRAREHIDVARLSGASWVSILARDVLPYLLSYVVMAFVLQVSGAILAEAALSLLGLGPSGTTSLGMMLYWALQWGSVRTGAWWAFLPPTAMLTLIAFSLLLLQSSLDEVFNPRLRRGRLARRKGGLAVAPTEAPVPVGATAMVETPVHAVTGGGR
- a CDS encoding ABC transporter permease, with the protein product MGLTRYLGRRVLWFLGTLVVALLLNFFLPRLIPGNPVDSIVSNLSRGGGVGGDQLRMIYENYNREFGLDKPVWEQFFIYLSHLVHGDLGTSFAQYPASVNTLVGQALPWSVVLQVPAILIGWVVGNVLGAVAAFRGGWFDRGAFVTSLFATSIPYYCLAILLLFIVGVQMGILPIGGAYSFGLSPELTLTFFGDAITYFWLPFWSLVVVFIGGQAVGMRSMAIYELGADYVNYGRGLGLSDNRITRYVFRNAMLPQVTGLALSISGLVGGALVTELVFSYPGVGTLLFNAIGQVDYPVISAVTLIITIAVLLANFAVDIVNGLIDPRIRAAQAGER
- a CDS encoding MOSC domain-containing protein, whose product is MSPEMSLDPTAEPARPAPGAVLTVQVGGPKPYTWLGREVVTSIFKDPVAGPVPVRGHNLAGDDQSDRKSHGGADKAVYAYAREDLDWWEAELGHALPNGLFGENLTTAGLDLTNAVIGQTWRVGTALLQVTEPRTPCWKLGLKMGDPGFPRRAAASRRPGVLLRILEEGVLQAGDTITLGAPPAHGVTAADINRIYYREVKELTAIFETPELAAHWRTWAEHRTVWHEEDTRVGRDRPAAVEVASS
- a CDS encoding ABC transporter substrate-binding protein; this encodes MSRGQTDSDRDPVEAFRPTRRRFLGTTGLALGAAALGLGATGCGTAQTPSSSNNGAATGRAGAAGETLFVFVQSGVPTSFNPLGATPAFPTNVGHMQLLYESLLRFDLLDGSLKPGLAKELQTPDPSTLVLPLQDGTRWSDGTELTAADVVFTFELAKKMTVHYSSVWTYLESVEATDARTVRFTLKQKPFNPGSVKDAIANAFIVPQHVFAPLGDKAASDANLKPVGSGPFTLDKYDQTQINLKRFDGYWGKAVFGTPAMTTINHPIFKSNNDSDLKLEAGELDAAQTFTAQIWTMWEKGKPVGTWLKDKPYYLAGNLPLLEVNSSVKGLDNPKVRLAIAHAIDYPTIASTAMSDYSDPAKASLMLPSGAEGKFFDQAGVDAAGWSYDPAKAVAILEGELGCTKGDDGIYSLPDGTRLGPWEAITPTGWSDWNTALEIVAKSCKAVGIDVKTKFPQAPQVTTMIQNGNFELACWNASGVSVASPWTRFRDVLDDRGIAPIGKTAFSNFTRFSHPDVAGLLDSVGSAPDDAALKEIYGKLDAIYREGIPVIPLMYRPNEFYEYNSSNWSNFPDEKNPYAPPGWTGASIGWIFNLKKVGT